The DNA window TTTTCACCTTCACTCAAAATTAAACGGGTAATCGGAGCATGAGCAATCGCATAAGTACGATCTTCTTTGACCGCAGGGAAGAGTAAATTTATCGTTCGGTTGTCAGCGGCCATGACAATACCTAAGCCTAAATCAGCCTCTGTATTGCTTAACCAACGTTGCCCAACGGTATACTCTTGTGCTGCGTTCATAATTAAAAATCCAAGGTAAAAAATAAAAAGGGTGCGCATTGTACTGATACTCAGCGCGGCTGTCAGCTATCTGTTCAAATTACCTTAAAAAAGGTAGTGATAATTATAGAAAACTCATTTAAAGTGACGGTGTCGTCAATGTTTTCTGCCGCTACAGCCGAATAATCACGGCATCTACACGGATTGCGCAGAAACATTGTTTTCTCACCACCGAGACAACATGCTTTATCTTTGTCTTCGTGCAATCGGAGTAACGGATGCCAGAACAAACGCAAATCACACCTGCTAAGCCGAACGATCAACAAACTGAAGCGAGCACTGAAGCGAAAATAGTGTCGCTCTCCAACACTAAACTCTATGTGCTTGACACGAATATCCTACTGCATGAACCGCTCGCGTTTACGTCTTTCAAAGAGAATGACGTCACGGTGCCTATGACCGTGTTAGAAGAGCTGGATTACATCAAAGACAGCAAAAAAGATGTGGCCCGTGACGCAAGAGTTTCAATTAGGGCAATGGAGGATTTGCTGCACAATGCGAGCCCTGAACAAATGCTATCAGGTGTTAGTATGGCCAGTTTAGGTTCAGGAGAAAGTGCACCTACAGGCACATTTTCGATATTTTCAGACTTGTCGATGCCAGATAAACAGCAGGTATTTACCAGCAATGAGAACGACAATAGAATCATTAATGTTGCTTTGCATTTACAGGCAAAACTAGCCCCCAGACAGGTTATCTTGGTAACGAAAGATATCAACATGCGCCTAAAAGCCAAAGGTGCAGGAATGAGTCTGGTAGAAGACTATCGAACTGATCAGCTCATCAGTGATATTAAATATCTATCCAAGGGCTATCATATATTCGAAGGTGACTTCTGGCAAAATGTCCAGCGTGTTGAAAGTCACACAGAAGGGCGTGACACTATTCACAATATTCCAAGAAGTGTTCTGCCTGAAGCATATGTTAACGAATTTCTGCTAGATGAGTCTCGACAGTTTGCAGGCGTAGTTGAATCAATAACAGCCGATAGCTTGGAAGTGCTCGATTTGGGTTATGAGCGCATAATGTCTCGTCGGGCTTGGGGCGTATCGCCTAAAAATATTGGTCAGGCAATGGCGATGCATGCGCTACTCGACCCACATATCGACCTGTGTATTCTGACGGGCCCTGCAGGGAGTGGTAAAACTCTACTTGCTTTGGCTGCGGCGCTCGAGATGATCGTTGAGAAAAGCATGTATGACAAAATCATTGTCACTCGTTCAACGCCTGAAATTGCTGAATCCATTGGCTTTTTGCCTGGCACCGAGGAAGAAAAAATGGCTCCTTGGTTGTCGGCAATAACCGATTCTTTGGAAGTGTTGCATAAAAACGATGAGAGCACTAAAGGCTCGATGAGTTACATTATGGAAAAGGCGAATATTCAGTTTAAATCGGTTAACTTTATGCGTGGTCGCAGTATTCAAAATGCGATTGTTATATTAGATGAATCACAGAACTTAACGGCATCACAGCTGAAAACCATAATCACACGCTGCGGAGAAGGCACTAAACTCATTTGCTGCGGTAATTTGGCGCAAATTGACAGTAACTATCTGAGTGCAGTTACATCAGGTTTAACTTATATTGTGGAAAAGTTTAAAAACTTTTCAGGAAGCGCTACTTTCAACTTAGACGGGGTTGTTAGAAGCCGCTTAGCAGAATTTGCTGAGAAAGAACTATAGCTTTGGCACTAATTTAAATAGATGATATCATGCGTGTTTTTTAAACAATGTTGTTTTACGTAAGTTTTTAAGCCAATGGTCGATAACCAGTTCGCATGGTGAAATATTAATCCGCCAAGCATCTGTAAAAGAAATAGTAAATTTAGAGAAGTAAGGGTTACATGATAGAAAAGCGCGCCACCATTCTGGTTGTTGATGATGAGCGGATCAATATTCAGATTTTAAATAACGCCCTAGGTGACCAATACAATATCCTTGCTGCGATGACTGGTGAGCGAGCGATTAAAGTGGCTTCTGAATCACTTCCCTGTCTTATTTTGCTCGATATTGTTTTGCCAGACATAAGCGGCCACGATGTCTGCCGAGCTTTGAAAAGCAATGAGTTAACACAGCATATTCCCATTATTTTTATTACGGCACAAAGCGGAGCTGACGATGAACTCATAGGCTTAGAGTTAGGTGCCAGTGATTATTTTCGAAAGCCTTTCGTTTTACCGCTGGTTAAAGCGCGTATCCGTAATCAAATCGAATTAGTCCAAAAGACCGCTGAGCTTGAGAGGTTGGCATGGATTGATGGTTTAACCGGAGTCTCGAACAGGCGCCGATTTGACCAACTGTATTTCGATGCCTGCAAATATGCAAAACGAAACAAGCGCCGTATTTCTATCCTTCTTTTAGATATTGATTTTTTTAAACAATATAACGACCATTACGGCCATGTGAAAGGTGATGAAGTCCTTAAAAAGGTAGCACGAACAATTGAACAATGCGCATCTCGCCCTCTCGATCTAGTTGCTCGCTATGGCGGGGAAGAGTTTGTGATACTGCTGACGGATTCAAGCGAATCCGAAGGTGCTATGCTCGCCGAGAAAGTCCGTGAAAAAATAGAAGAGTTGGCAATTCCTCATATTAAATCGACTATTCACAAAGCGGTAACTATTAGCATTGGCGTAACTACAAGCTCTGATAAAGGCTCTGCATTTGATTGTAGAAAGTTGCTAGAAGTAGCCGACCGATGCTTATAT is part of the Glaciecola nitratireducens FR1064 genome and encodes:
- a CDS encoding PhoH family protein; this encodes MPEQTQITPAKPNDQQTEASTEAKIVSLSNTKLYVLDTNILLHEPLAFTSFKENDVTVPMTVLEELDYIKDSKKDVARDARVSIRAMEDLLHNASPEQMLSGVSMASLGSGESAPTGTFSIFSDLSMPDKQQVFTSNENDNRIINVALHLQAKLAPRQVILVTKDINMRLKAKGAGMSLVEDYRTDQLISDIKYLSKGYHIFEGDFWQNVQRVESHTEGRDTIHNIPRSVLPEAYVNEFLLDESRQFAGVVESITADSLEVLDLGYERIMSRRAWGVSPKNIGQAMAMHALLDPHIDLCILTGPAGSGKTLLALAAALEMIVEKSMYDKIIVTRSTPEIAESIGFLPGTEEEKMAPWLSAITDSLEVLHKNDESTKGSMSYIMEKANIQFKSVNFMRGRSIQNAIVILDESQNLTASQLKTIITRCGEGTKLICCGNLAQIDSNYLSAVTSGLTYIVEKFKNFSGSATFNLDGVVRSRLAEFAEKEL
- a CDS encoding diguanylate cyclase, giving the protein MIEKRATILVVDDERINIQILNNALGDQYNILAAMTGERAIKVASESLPCLILLDIVLPDISGHDVCRALKSNELTQHIPIIFITAQSGADDELIGLELGASDYFRKPFVLPLVKARIRNQIELVQKTAELERLAWIDGLTGVSNRRRFDQLYFDACKYAKRNKRRISILLLDIDFFKQYNDHYGHVKGDEVLKKVARTIEQCASRPLDLVARYGGEEFVILLTDSSESEGAMLAEKVREKIEELAIPHIKSTIHKAVTISIGVTTSSDKGSAFDCRKLLEVADRCLYEAKSMGRNTVVSTDFRPEMTE